A stretch of Alphaproteobacteria bacterium DNA encodes these proteins:
- a CDS encoding TRAP transporter small permease, whose product MNWRQRSESLLAASRRVLGLGTNLALLAIMAAVSLDAVLRYAFNRPIVGVLEGVELLLVFAVFASLARTQAEGGHIAIGVLTERLGARGRAGLQIITRLLGLSLFATMTWASGGMAWRSWQMDEFSAGIIAFPVYPSRIMVTLGCFLLCLQLLFELAEAVATVRTSRGGNN is encoded by the coding sequence GTGAACTGGCGGCAAAGAAGCGAGAGCCTACTGGCGGCGAGCAGGCGCGTCCTGGGGCTGGGCACCAACCTCGCCCTGCTCGCCATCATGGCCGCGGTGTCGCTCGATGCCGTGCTGCGTTACGCCTTCAACCGGCCCATCGTCGGCGTGCTGGAGGGCGTCGAGTTGCTGCTCGTCTTCGCCGTCTTCGCCAGCCTGGCCCGGACCCAGGCCGAGGGCGGCCACATCGCCATCGGCGTGCTGACGGAGCGGCTGGGTGCGCGCGGCCGGGCCGGCCTACAGATCATCACCCGGCTGCTGGGGTTGTCGCTGTTCGCCACCATGACCTGGGCCAGCGGCGGCATGGCCTGGCGCAGTTGGCAGATGGACGAGTTCAGCGCCGGCATCATCGCCTTCCCCGTCTACCCCTCGCGCATCATGGTGACGCTGGGCTGCTTTCTGCTCTGCCTGCAGCTTCTGTTTGAGTTGGCCGAGGCCGTAGCCACAGTACGGACGAGCCGCGGGGGGAACAATTGA